The sequence AAAATACAATCCGCTTTGAGCCGAAGACAGATCAATCTGGGTTTGCTCGCTGTCCAATTCACCTATGTCAATAGTTTTTCCAGTTATATCTGTGATTTGGTATGTTTCTTTTTCTGAAGTAAAATTGTTTTGAACTGTGAAAATTCCGTTGAAAGGGTTTGGGTAAACAGTTATGTTTTGGTTTTTAAATTCAGGTACTCCGAGTACTGTATTATTATAGCGGACAATTGCGAAATCGGAACCAAAACTTCCAGTATACCAAGGTGTAGTTCCTGCCATTATAATTTTACCGTCTGCCAATAATTGCATACTATCAAAGGATATTTCTTGGTATGTATCTTCCAAATTAAAAGAAGGATCTTCAAAGCCACCTGAAAAATATCTTGAAATAGTTACAAAAAACCATTCAAAACAATTGAAATAGGTTCCTGAAATTAGGATGCGGTTATTCTCCTGAATTACTACTTGCTCCGCCAAATAATCGGTGGATGCCAAAATTTTAACACCATTATCTCCAAAAGTTGGGTCTTTTTCTCCATTCGGTTTTAATTTTGCGTGAAAAGAGGTGTAAACATCCTGACAAATTCCATGACCTCCAGCTATGTATATGCTGCCATCACCAAAAATATCGAAGTCTGCTTTTTTTATTGGAAAATATATTGTGGGGCCAAAATTAAAGGCACTAACACCACTTGTTCCAAAATCTTGATCTAAAATATAGTCGGGCGAAAATTTTGAAATTATGACTTGGAAATTTGTCTCGGAATTCTCCACAGCTATTATGTACGTATTATTTGAATTTGTTTTTACATTTTCAACAATAAAAGAAGTAGATCCAATTTCATTTACCAGAGTACCATTTGTACCAAAACTTGTATCCAAAGTACCATTTGGAAGATATTTTTGAAAAATTATTGAGAAAGTATTGCTATCATAGGAAGAACCAGTTAAAAGGATACTATCATCATCCATTACATTAATTTTAGATAATTTCCCTATGGGTAAATTGGGTGTTAGCACACCATTTGTAGCAAAAGAAGGATCAATGGTACCATCTATAAAATATCGAATTACACCCATATTGGATGTTGAATACAATGTGCCACTAACGATAAGATTACCGTTCTGTTGAAAATTTAGTGCTAAATTAGATTGTAAGTCAGTCGTCAAAACTCCATCACTAGCAAATGAAGTATCCAAACTACCGTCTGGATTATATCGTAAAAAAGAACTTTCATCATTACCATTTACATCTGAAAGACCGCCTAAGATTAATTTTCCATCGGCTTGTTGCCTCACAACGCTCGCATAATTGGTTTTCTCAAACAAATCTTTTATTACATAACCACCATTGCCAAAAGAAGTATCCAGACTCCCATCCTGCCCAAAAGAAACAAGTGAAACTATTCCTATTAAAAAAAGTAAAAGTGTTTTCATAATCTTAAAAGTTATTGGTTATTGCGGAAAATTATCTCTACAAGTTACTAAATTATCAAACACGAAAAATGGCTGCAGAAAATTTTAAATTTCCACAGCCATTTTTTAGATATTCAAAACCTGTTTATCTACAGAATAAAATACGATCCCAGATATCGTGATGATTGTCCCTACCATTAGTAAGATTCAATCCCACTTCTAATCTAATTTCGTATGCACAAGGCTTTAAGTCGCCAAAATCTCCAAGATAACTCGCCGTGCCATAAGCTTCTTCTCCGGATACAGGATAATTGATAGCTTCAAAAGTATTTGTAGCTCCTTGTCCGGTGAATTTTATAGAAACATTTCCAAGGTTTGGATTTCCTGCAGAATATTTTACATGAATAGCATCAGTTATTTTCTTGCAACCATTTCCTGGTCCTGAAAGTTCAACCAAATCTACCATTGCAATTCCAAACTCTGAAGGATTCTGAATTTCAGAAAGCCAAGATCCACCTTTATGAACATTGTCATATCTAGTATTAAAAATGGCTAACGGAAGTGAAAAACCGCATTGAAGTTTAGAGGCATCATTACCAGCTTCTCGCTTAAACATGCGCAGTGCAAAATATTTATTTTTGTTAATTAGCGATGGTGCACTTCCAGCAACTAATGTGTTTTTATTTTCCGTGTTGCTGTACAAGTTTTCCGTTTTCAATACTATTAATGAGCCTAATAGATTAATTTCATTAATAGTTCCAGAAGGTTGTTGTGGTACTTTTATCCAATTACCATCAAATTCAACTTTTATTTCGGTTCTGCCAAAAATATCTGTATTGCCTGTTCCTCCAATTACATAGGTATCATTTTTCCAAACAGACCCTTCAATTAATCTGTCTGCAATTTTAGTTCGGGCTATATCACCTGATGTTACATCATTCCAAGCAGCTTCAGGAATTGTGCCTACCGCTATAGAGGGATCACTTACATTCGCATACTGAAATTTATATTCACTAGGCTGACTGTTCATTTTTTGGT comes from Aequorivita sublithincola DSM 14238 and encodes:
- a CDS encoding T9SS type A sorting domain-containing protein, whose product is MKTLLLFLIGIVSLVSFGQDGSLDTSFGNGGYVIKDLFEKTNYASVVRQQADGKLILGGLSDVNGNDESSFLRYNPDGSLDTSFASDGVLTTDLQSNLALNFQQNGNLIVSGTLYSTSNMGVIRYFIDGTIDPSFATNGVLTPNLPIGKLSKINVMDDDSILLTGSSYDSNTFSIIFQKYLPNGTLDTSFGTNGTLVNEIGSTSFIVENVKTNSNNTYIIAVENSETNFQVIISKFSPDYILDQDFGTSGVSAFNFGPTIYFPIKKADFDIFGDGSIYIAGGHGICQDVYTSFHAKLKPNGEKDPTFGDNGVKILASTDYLAEQVVIQENNRILISGTYFNCFEWFFVTISRYFSGGFEDPSFNLEDTYQEISFDSMQLLADGKIIMAGTTPWYTGSFGSDFAIVRYNNTVLGVPEFKNQNITVYPNPFNGIFTVQNNFTSEKETYQITDITGKTIDIGELDSEQTQIDLSSAQSGLYFLKTSNGVFRLLKN